A single region of the bacterium BMS3Abin14 genome encodes:
- the zraR_16 gene encoding transcriptional regulatory protein ZraR produces MDGRRGKDMMARRICVVDDDSAHRLMLSEVLGEEGYETVEAPSGEECLELVSRQSCDLVLLDLKMPGIGGMETLIRLKRSNPPLPVLIMTAYATVQTAIAALKEGAYDYLIKPLDIHALKESVNAGIEPQSDLDQFPDTPPELDDMGIIAVSGVMRDLLADVARVAPTDATVLITGESGSGKEVLADVIHRLSPRSARVMLRLNCAAIPENLLESELFGHRKGAFTGADSDKEGKFVAAEGGTFFLDEIGELPLSAQAKLLRVLQDGRVMPVGGTLEKETDVRIVAATNREIEQEVEEGRFREDLYYRLSVFPLVVPPLRERKMDIPPLADLFLNRFSKRHGKALRGISSRALGRLVSYDWPGNIRELMNILERGVILSRGGFLGEEDLPQSITGALGDSVPQPADARQGISLKEMERMLIERTLAEKAGNRTHASRTLGITRKTLLAKIKEYGIEG; encoded by the coding sequence ATGGACGGAAGAAGAGGAAAGGATATGATGGCGCGGAGGATCTGCGTCGTCGATGACGATTCCGCCCATCGGCTGATGCTCAGCGAGGTCCTTGGGGAGGAGGGTTACGAGACTGTGGAGGCTCCTTCCGGAGAGGAGTGCCTGGAGCTGGTTTCCCGTCAATCGTGCGATCTTGTCCTCCTCGACCTGAAGATGCCCGGCATCGGGGGGATGGAGACCCTGATCCGGCTTAAGAGGTCCAACCCGCCCCTGCCGGTTCTCATCATGACGGCGTACGCCACTGTCCAGACGGCCATCGCGGCCCTCAAGGAAGGCGCCTACGACTATCTTATCAAGCCCCTGGATATTCATGCGCTCAAAGAATCGGTTAACGCCGGCATCGAACCCCAGAGCGATTTGGATCAGTTTCCGGACACTCCGCCCGAACTTGATGATATGGGAATCATCGCGGTCAGCGGTGTCATGCGCGACCTTCTCGCGGATGTTGCCAGGGTGGCTCCCACGGATGCCACCGTGCTCATCACCGGGGAAAGCGGGTCGGGTAAGGAAGTGCTGGCCGACGTGATCCACAGGTTGAGCCCCAGGTCCGCACGGGTAATGTTGCGGCTTAACTGTGCGGCCATCCCGGAGAACCTTCTGGAGAGTGAGCTCTTCGGCCATCGAAAGGGGGCCTTTACCGGCGCGGACAGCGATAAGGAGGGAAAGTTTGTTGCGGCCGAGGGCGGCACCTTTTTCCTGGATGAGATAGGGGAACTTCCACTTTCTGCACAGGCCAAACTGCTGAGGGTGCTTCAGGATGGCCGGGTAATGCCCGTGGGAGGAACGCTGGAAAAGGAGACGGATGTCCGTATTGTGGCGGCCACCAACCGGGAGATTGAGCAGGAAGTGGAAGAGGGACGCTTTCGGGAGGATCTGTACTACCGGCTTTCAGTTTTCCCCCTCGTGGTCCCACCCCTCAGAGAGAGGAAGATGGACATTCCCCCGTTGGCCGATCTTTTTCTCAATCGTTTTTCCAAACGGCATGGCAAGGCTCTGAGGGGGATTTCTTCCCGTGCACTGGGTCGATTGGTGTCTTACGACTGGCCTGGCAATATCCGTGAGTTGATGAACATCCTGGAGCGCGGTGTAATCCTTTCAAGGGGGGGATTTCTGGGTGAAGAAGACCTGCCACAATCCATCACCGGAGCGCTGGGAGACAGCGTTCCCCAACCTGCCGACGCGAGGCAGGGCATCTCGCTCAAGGAGATGGAGAGGATGCTTATTGAAAGGACCCTGGCCGAAAAAGCCGGCAACAGGACCCATGCTTCCAGGACGTTGGGAATCACCAGGAAAACGCTGCTCGCCAAGATAAAAGAATACGGGATCGAAGGCTAA
- the zraS_8 gene encoding sensor protein ZraS, whose protein sequence is MPGSWLPQATKTSPRWMSMFVLVLLITLAIIAFLSYRSIRIERGLLEETLFRQADGLARGLEASVRTGMMRSSWEEGALEALLAETAAEADILALMVVGPDGAILGAGGRPPRSALLKELLASPPQPGGPPQGHFLSEAGLYVYSKSFAEAGSGGMGRMMGRMMGRGYQSRPIPDNSWIMVIMDAGAPLSLRARQLRGSIMLALLLAAAASGILGWVFWSQRAKEVTAALSRTESYAQELVRRMPVGMIMTDGQGKVVMVNPASLSLLKKRDEKKLLGARISSIFPPEILPPERILRGKGPYITEGSLPVGKDNEMRISITATALTGEEESPSEMLILFQDVTEFHSLRDRLAHAERLAEVGKLASTVAHEIRNPLSSIRGFAQLLKDKVPEEYARYTEVMVDEVDRLNRVVSGLLSYARAETPHMERWPVAEVLEHVSALSESDSRSRDVSLRTGQIPEDLHGYFDRDMVIQALLNLVVNALEASSRGQIVRLEAGTEGDRLVFSVTDEGPGISGEDAEKVFALFYTTREQGTGLGLSLVRKTAELHGGQAGITSTESGQTVARLELPWTEEEERI, encoded by the coding sequence ATGCCCGGGTCCTGGCTTCCGCAGGCCACCAAAACATCCCCCCGCTGGATGTCCATGTTTGTCTTGGTCCTTCTCATTACGTTGGCGATTATCGCATTCCTCAGCTACAGAAGCATCCGTATCGAGAGGGGGCTCCTGGAGGAGACCCTGTTCAGACAGGCCGACGGCCTGGCGAGGGGACTGGAGGCAAGCGTACGAACAGGAATGATGCGTTCCTCCTGGGAGGAGGGAGCCCTGGAAGCCCTGTTGGCCGAGACGGCTGCTGAGGCCGACATACTGGCCCTTATGGTTGTCGGGCCGGATGGAGCCATCCTCGGCGCTGGCGGCCGCCCGCCCCGGAGCGCTCTCCTGAAAGAACTTCTGGCCTCGCCACCGCAGCCCGGGGGACCGCCTCAAGGCCATTTTCTCTCCGAGGCGGGTCTCTACGTCTACAGTAAATCCTTCGCTGAGGCGGGCTCGGGAGGCATGGGCAGGATGATGGGCCGAATGATGGGGCGAGGCTACCAGAGCAGGCCGATCCCGGACAATTCGTGGATCATGGTCATCATGGACGCCGGCGCCCCCCTGTCCCTGAGGGCCCGGCAATTGAGGGGGAGTATCATGCTGGCCCTGCTCCTCGCGGCGGCTGCCTCCGGGATTCTGGGCTGGGTTTTCTGGAGCCAGCGGGCGAAAGAGGTTACCGCGGCCCTTTCCAGGACCGAATCCTACGCCCAGGAGCTCGTCCGGCGGATGCCCGTGGGAATGATAATGACGGACGGGCAGGGGAAGGTTGTCATGGTTAACCCGGCCTCGTTATCCCTCCTGAAAAAACGGGATGAAAAAAAGCTCCTCGGGGCCAGGATCTCCTCCATATTTCCACCGGAGATTCTTCCGCCTGAGCGTATTCTTCGGGGCAAAGGGCCATATATCACCGAGGGGAGCCTGCCTGTGGGGAAGGACAATGAAATGCGGATCAGCATCACGGCCACCGCGCTGACCGGAGAGGAGGAGAGCCCATCCGAGATGTTGATCCTCTTCCAGGATGTGACCGAATTTCATTCCCTTCGGGACAGGTTGGCGCACGCCGAAAGGCTGGCAGAAGTGGGTAAACTGGCTTCGACCGTTGCCCATGAGATCCGCAATCCTTTAAGCTCCATCCGGGGGTTCGCCCAGCTTCTTAAGGACAAGGTTCCTGAGGAATACGCCCGTTATACCGAGGTGATGGTCGATGAGGTCGATCGTCTTAACAGGGTTGTAAGCGGCTTGCTTTCCTATGCCCGGGCCGAGACCCCTCACATGGAGCGGTGGCCGGTCGCCGAGGTTCTTGAACACGTCAGCGCCCTGTCTGAAAGCGACAGCCGGTCCAGAGATGTTTCTTTGAGAACAGGCCAGATACCCGAGGATCTCCACGGATATTTCGACCGGGACATGGTGATCCAGGCGCTCCTCAATCTGGTGGTAAATGCCCTGGAGGCATCGTCCCGGGGCCAGATTGTTCGGCTGGAGGCCGGAACGGAAGGTGACAGGCTTGTTTTCAGCGTTACGGATGAAGGCCCCGGAATCTCCGGGGAAGATGCCGAGAAAGTTTTCGCCCTCTTTTACACCACCAGGGAGCAAGGGACCGGCCTGGGCCTTTCCCTTGTCCGGAAGACGGCTGAACTCCACGGGGGCCAGGCCGGCATTACGAGCACGGAATCCGGACAAACCGTTGCCCGCCTGGAGCTGCCATGGACGGAAGAAGAGGAAAGGATATGA